A genomic segment from Portunus trituberculatus isolate SZX2019 chromosome 14, ASM1759143v1, whole genome shotgun sequence encodes:
- the LOC123503758 gene encoding piggyBac transposable element-derived protein 3-like gives MSDESEISDEDESTGMVKQTETHDVYIMPANDGAMTDEDSGEEESVDISNLPGTQLIAFAVLYWQRQPDVYNELIADSMRRDRFDEIMKYFHAADNTKLPKKGQFIRGKPVRWGYKAWVAADPNGYVFDISVYQGKDGAKDKANASYGLGGKVVLDVLDVIVKRYPTKKLSLYFDNFFTSLKLVEEIKSMGHDATGTLRKNRIEKCPFTNPAKFMKLPRGTEEHFCDAESGIIAARWQDNGIVTIASSEYGVSPLVKAERYVTSQKKRMNAKCHPSV, from the exons ATGTCTGACGAGAGTGAAATTAGTGATGAAGATGAATCCACTGGAATGGTAAAACAAACTGAAACACATGACGTTTACATTATGCCTGCAAATGATGGTGCTATGACGGATGAAGATTCTGGCGAAGAAGAAAGCGTGGATATCTCTAATCTTCCTGGAACACAGCTAATTGCTTTTGCAGT ACTGTATTGGCAGAGACAACCAGACGTGTACAATGAGCTTATTGCTGACTCCATGCGCCGCGATCGCTTTGATGAGATCATGAAATATTTTCATGCTGCAGACAACACAAAGCTTCCCAAAAAAGGACAA TTCATCAGGGGAAAACCTGTACGATGGGGTTATAAAGCATGGGTTGCAGCTGATCCAAATGGTTATGTTTTTGATATATCTGTTTACCAAGGCAAAGATGGTGCTAAGGATAAGGCTAATGCATCTTATGGACTTGGTGGAAAAGTTGTACTTGATGTTTTGGATGTGATAGTAAAACGTTATCCAACAAAGAAGTTATCCCTTTACTTTGATAACTTCTTCACATCCCTCAAACTTGTAGAAGAAATCAAGAGCATGGGTCATGATGCTACTGGCACACTAAGAAAAAACCGAATCGAAAAATGCCCATTTACAAATCCTGCAAAGTTTATGAAATTACCTAGGGGAACTGAAGAACATTTTTGTGATGCTGAATCTGGGATAATTGCAGCACGCTGGCAAGATAATGGCATTGTAACAATTGCATCATCTGAGTATGGAGTATCACCACTAGTGAAGGCTGAACGCTATGTTACTTCTCAGAAGAAACGTATGAATGCCAAATGCCATCCATCAGTATAA